tcatcttgTCATGTTCAGACTTAAGCCTCAAATTAAAACGGTGATTAATGCATATTATTCCATAAAACAAAGTGTACTTACATGGAGTAAAAGAGTAATCACTCTTTGACATCGCAGATCCTCGTCCTGAttaataatgacaaaattaaaCCAGGATGAATAAACAGTAACACTAAAAAcagtaacaaaaataaataaatacataaaaatgtatgaaaaatgtttggtttctttatttctttatttaccaGCAGCTCGTCTCTTCCTCCATATGATGAGTGCAGTTATGATTAGAACAACCACAGACATGAACACCAGCAAACTGAAAACTACTGACGGACTGAAGGATACTGGATCAGATTCAGCCACATCTGAAAGAGTGAagagattaaaaaaagaaagctacagacaaataaagtttattttgttTCTGTTGTCGACCTAATGTTCAATTTAATTTCCAAAAAGTAATTTTACTTAATTGATAGTTTTTCTTTACCAAATGTAATGTCCAGTTTGTTGTCCAGATTGAGGTGCTTCATTGTGCAGTTGTATTTATGTTCCTCACGTAGCTCTTCTTCACTGATCACCAAACTCTTCCTCATCTGGTAAGTTCCGTCTCCGTTGGGCAGAAGGTCTCCTCCTGTGATCTGATCATCATCCACAGGCTGACCATCTCTGAACAGGGTCAGGTTAATGTGACGCGGGTAAAAACCAGTGGCCAGACAGCTGATCTGAAGCCCTTGAGAGTCTGGGAGTGCCTTCCTCATGAGTCTGACTCTGGGTTTGACTACAAAAGTGTTACTGTTGAGTTTATTAAATTAGTCATTAATGTCTTATAATCATTATTAAAAGCTTTTAAACACAGATGTCTTTTCTTTCTGTACAACTGTATAGGCCATATTTTTTTCACGAACGctcttttttatctttttatctctTTTTATCAGGTTTCTCTTACCTTTTCTCATCACACTGTTCTTTTTCATATTCAGGTACTTCCTCAAGGTTTTAATGCAAACAGGATGATAAACATTTTGATGTATGAACTTCATATGAAGCTGTTTTGCTTGGTCCCATGTTGTCATCCATGGCTTTGTCATCTGGACATCATTTTTTTCCATGTCAATGACGAATTCCCCAATATTTTGTCCACCAAAAGCATCCCTTGACCTAAATGGACCTGGTTTATCATTGTTCAACAATTCACAGCCAGTAAGCCTCTGAGTTACATGTACACCTTTAGATGAATAGGAACAAATTTAGTTTAGACCTATTGGTCTTCAGTGACACAGTACAACATTAAACAATGTGAACTGAAAATTAATTCACTTTTCATGATTATGGTGTCTACATGTAGCTTTCCAACTTCTATATCAAAAGATTTATATGCTATGTGCATAAACgcataaaagttatattttttattgcatGTTATTGTGTGCTTTGACTAACCTGTGTGATTTAAGCGATCCTTAAGATATAATGTCCCATGTTTAatgttgttatatatatatttaaatataaaattagcaTCACTTCGCTCTTCATCAGAGTATTTTAAATCACTTTGAGTGCGATAGAAAATGTTCCACGTGGTTGAGTCATAATATCCAATTTGCACATCATCCAACATCAGCACAACACTGAACTCAGGAAATGGGGTTTGTCCATCTATATATGTTACCAAAGCCATCAATGAGTGAGAACCTGTGAATACACAAGGACATGTGGTTGTCACACCTTCACATTGTTTGGACTTTGTTTTCAGTTAGCTTCATTTGCAAATGAAAAGTTATTGTGTGAAAACATATTGCTGATTATCCGGGACgtgaatggggggggggggggggaatgggGGGTGGCGGGGCACCCGCACACGCCCCTTTCGCCTCGATGCCCAAAGTGCCCTTCTATCAAAGGTCTCTGAATTTTTCTTTTACACATTTTTccttatggtcaaattattgcaattatcgacctacgttgttatgcagAAAACACGAAGTTGTAatatgtgaaagaagttaatgtgccttctaaaaatctaaacaaattagacagtaatatttatgtttttaataaatgataaactcgatttatcccttttaatggtataaaggctgaaattccattgtataaggtattttgtttttgtgtgaagctgtatctgaattataaatcatgccattttatgccttaatattctaccgtacattgtcaaatcctactcatactgttcattttacttatgcggctcttaaaaagggtcacaaattgccttaaattgatatttaaaatattttaagtagtgaaataatattccttccttaatatgtttgttttatttatatactctgcagtaaagcctgttacaatctaaaaatacaatacatcaggggccacatatagtttcaatagtgaccactcagagtttaatataacagctgttctttattattgtgtttaacagagagaagaaaatctttaggtttgacaatttaatacacaataatttctaatcaaaatgaataggtccaaggaaaatattttttatcttctgaacattaaaatggtcttttatgttccgtttctttctcaaaactgcttcacagcattggctgctagaggccactgtaataataaatatatgtgaccctggtccacaaaaccagtcttaagtagcacaggaatatttgtagcaatagccaaaaatacattgcatgggtcaaaattatatatttttcttttatgccaaaaatcattaggatattaagtaaagatcatgttccatgaagatatttttttaaatttcctaccataaatataaactagtaatatgcattgctgaaaacttcatttggacaacttttaaggcgattttctcaatatttagattgttttgcaccctcagcttccaggttttcaaatagttgtatcacagacaaacattgtcctataacaaaccatacatcaatgaaaagcttatttactagattttgaaaaaaatactcttatgactggttttgtggtccatggtcacatatcagcagggaatgtgtcacaatatacagtacagtattgctgtactgatgttttgagcacagccctatttatggagccccttttatagtgaaaaaaatattactgattctgttgtttgagtcctgaaac
The window above is part of the Garra rufa chromosome 13, GarRuf1.0, whole genome shotgun sequence genome. Proteins encoded here:
- the LOC141348536 gene encoding major histocompatibility complex class I-related gene protein-like — its product is MALVTYIDGQTPFPEFSVVLMLDDVQIGYYDSTTWNIFYRTQSDLKYSDEERSDANFIFKYIYNNIKHGTLYLKDRLNHTGVHVTQRLTGCELLNNDKPGPFRSRDAFGGQNIGEFVIDMEKNDVQMTKPWMTTWDQAKQLHMKFIHQNVYHPVCIKTLRKYLNMKKNSVMRKVKPRVRLMRKALPDSQGLQISCLATGFYPRHINLTLFRDGQPVDDDQITGGDLLPNGDGTYQMRKSLVISEEELREEHKYNCTMKHLNLDNKLDITFDVAESDPVSFSPSVVFSLLVFMSVVVLIITALIIWRKRRAAAPNEAEVLHIHRKQLTSMLKNKVDSSS